A single genomic interval of bacterium harbors:
- a CDS encoding NUDIX domain-containing protein, which translates to MEATERPAARALILTPEDRVLMMKNRFPWRDEEIWITPGGGIESGETAREAAVREVREETGFVVDELGPELWTRDHLIDLPSGKTLLRERYFLVQTDEFEPSSDTLEDGFEKDWFRGYRWWSAAQLLETRAQIAPGRLAQLISELLRDGPPLKPFSISA; encoded by the coding sequence ATGGAAGCAACAGAACGTCCAGCAGCGCGGGCGCTCATCCTTACGCCGGAGGACCGGGTGCTCATGATGAAGAACCGGTTTCCGTGGAGAGATGAGGAAATCTGGATCACCCCCGGGGGCGGAATCGAGTCGGGGGAAACGGCCCGAGAAGCAGCGGTTCGCGAAGTGCGCGAAGAAACCGGATTCGTGGTGGACGAACTGGGACCCGAGTTGTGGACCCGCGATCATCTGATCGATTTACCCAGCGGCAAGACCCTTTTACGCGAGCGCTACTTCCTCGTACAGACGGATGAGTTCGAACCGAGCTCAGACACTCTCGAGGATGGATTCGAAAAGGACTGGTTTCGGGGGTATCGCTGGTGGTCGGCAGCGCAGCTCCTGGAGACCCGCGCACAGATCGCACCCGGAAGACTCGCCCAGCTGATCTCCGAACTCTTGCGCGACGGCCCTCCGCTGAAGCCGTTTTCGATTTCTGCCTGA
- a CDS encoding MFS transporter has translation MPPSPPAAPAPPSAAHRLSLSTKLIFSLPSTAGAAIAIPIFVHMPKFYSDTVLVPLGWLAIGIALARSLDAITDPLMGWISDRTKTRWGRRKPWIVLGVPLCAVALVALFTPPENLETGQAALWFAVFFVLYFIFHTIYDLPHYALGAELTPDYHERTSLFGIRAGFILIGIVVATVLPGVLLDAGLPPRRVFFWVSTFFASVLVVSYAVLVMRVPERPDYVQRESNPLVPGIRRAMRNQPFRVLLLTYVAGSIPGAIPGTLMPFFTEYVLQVDDPDAWLTRFLLAYFVSGAAWLPAWIWLARRIGKLRVWLLNFGIGISGGAGLFMMGPGDEYWVLLLLAYTGMQFGAGFFIGPAMQADVIDYDELHTGKRREAQYGAFWAIVTKLVVIPSAAFPLAFLGMMGYVPNQPQSPDVIFAIRAIFSLAPAFFSLIAFFFALRYPISERIHRDIQIGVAKHAAGETTIDPLTSRELPPPDGRTVDEETGWMLDTFTPRELKRLGAEGATPVLRSVVLKSVAWGGASAVLLGGAAQSVLGVGTDLDDVQKFGITSGVVLGGAALAGLLFHLVRLRPARNLLTSPPPKEAVDAHLAALEASAEQV, from the coding sequence TTGCCCCCATCCCCCCCCGCAGCACCCGCTCCGCCGAGCGCCGCCCATAGACTCTCGCTCTCGACCAAGCTGATCTTCAGCCTGCCGAGCACGGCCGGGGCCGCGATTGCCATTCCGATCTTCGTGCACATGCCGAAGTTCTACTCGGACACGGTTCTGGTTCCTTTGGGCTGGCTGGCGATCGGAATCGCACTCGCGCGTTCGCTCGATGCCATTACCGATCCGCTGATGGGCTGGATCTCGGATCGAACCAAGACGCGTTGGGGTCGGCGCAAGCCCTGGATCGTGCTTGGCGTTCCGCTCTGTGCGGTGGCGCTCGTGGCCTTGTTTACACCGCCGGAGAACCTCGAAACCGGACAGGCAGCACTCTGGTTCGCGGTGTTCTTCGTGCTCTACTTCATCTTTCACACGATCTACGATCTGCCGCATTACGCTCTGGGTGCGGAACTCACTCCGGACTACCACGAACGCACGAGTTTGTTCGGTATCCGGGCGGGTTTCATCCTGATCGGGATCGTGGTCGCGACCGTCTTGCCAGGGGTCCTGCTGGACGCAGGCCTGCCTCCGCGCCGGGTCTTTTTTTGGGTCTCGACGTTTTTCGCCAGTGTCCTGGTGGTTTCGTACGCGGTCCTGGTCATGCGTGTCCCGGAGCGGCCGGACTATGTCCAGCGCGAATCGAATCCGCTGGTTCCGGGTATTCGTCGCGCCATGCGGAACCAGCCGTTTCGCGTCCTGTTGCTGACCTATGTGGCCGGTAGCATTCCGGGAGCGATTCCGGGGACTTTAATGCCGTTTTTTACGGAGTACGTGCTGCAGGTCGACGACCCGGATGCCTGGCTTACACGCTTTCTGTTGGCCTACTTCGTATCGGGGGCGGCCTGGCTTCCCGCCTGGATCTGGCTGGCGCGCCGGATCGGCAAGCTGCGGGTCTGGTTGCTCAACTTCGGCATCGGTATCAGCGGGGGGGCCGGGCTCTTCATGATGGGTCCGGGAGACGAATACTGGGTGTTGCTCCTGCTCGCCTATACGGGGATGCAGTTTGGCGCGGGCTTCTTCATTGGTCCCGCCATGCAGGCCGACGTGATCGACTACGACGAACTCCACACGGGCAAGCGACGCGAGGCACAGTACGGAGCGTTCTGGGCGATTGTGACCAAGCTGGTCGTGATCCCGAGTGCGGCTTTTCCACTCGCCTTTCTAGGGATGATGGGTTATGTCCCGAATCAGCCGCAGTCCCCCGATGTGATCTTCGCCATACGCGCGATCTTCTCTCTGGCCCCGGCGTTTTTCTCGCTGATCGCCTTCTTCTTCGCGTTGCGCTACCCGATCTCGGAGCGGATTCATCGCGACATCCAGATCGGTGTCGCGAAACACGCAGCCGGTGAAACCACCATCGACCCTCTGACGAGTCGCGAGTTGCCGCCTCCAGACGGGCGGACTGTCGACGAAGAGACGGGCTGGATGCTCGACACGTTTACTCCGCGCGAACTCAAGCGCTTAGGTGCGGAAGGGGCGACACCGGTTCTGCGCAGCGTCGTGCTCAAGTCGGTCGCGTGGGGAGGGGCGTCCGCCGTATTGCTCGGCGGAGCAGCGCAATCCGTACTCGGTGTCGGTACCGATCTCGATGATGTGCAGAAGTTCGGGATCACCAGCGGTGTGGTTCTGGGAGGAGCTGCGCTCGCAGGACTGCTATTTCATCTGGTGCGCCTGCGTCCTGCGCGCAACCTACTCACATCGCCGCCTCCCAAAGAGGCGGTGGATGCACATCTGGCCGCCCTTGAAGCTTCTGCGGAGCAGGTCTGA
- a CDS encoding DUF1330 domain-containing protein has protein sequence MGKPSSNSSIESRIANLMARYGDGSDGSAPTADQWRSILARPGEQPVTLINFLKLRSVADYGDASGAPEPSGSGGEAMVRYAAVSVPSLENVGGRFVLTAPFETTLMGEDEDWDMVVIGSYPSGDALLALFEDEAYCEAYGHRRAAVARQRVVAIAGQ, from the coding sequence TTGGGAAAACCGAGTTCCAACTCTTCCATTGAATCCCGGATCGCCAACCTCATGGCTCGTTACGGGGATGGGAGCGACGGCTCCGCACCAACGGCTGATCAGTGGCGAAGCATCCTGGCCAGACCGGGCGAGCAGCCGGTCACACTGATCAACTTCCTGAAGCTGCGCAGCGTCGCCGACTACGGAGATGCTTCCGGGGCTCCCGAACCCTCAGGCAGTGGTGGCGAAGCGATGGTGCGATACGCGGCAGTGAGCGTTCCCAGCCTCGAGAATGTGGGCGGACGGTTCGTGCTCACCGCACCTTTTGAAACAACGCTGATGGGCGAGGACGAGGACTGGGACATGGTCGTCATCGGAAGCTATCCGTCTGGCGATGCCCTGCTCGCGCTCTTTGAGGACGAAGCCTACTGCGAGGCCTATGGACACCGCCGGGCGGCGGTCGCGCGCCAGCGGGTCGTAGCGATCGCAGGCCAGTAG